One stretch of Nitrospirota bacterium DNA includes these proteins:
- a CDS encoding CAP domain-containing protein: MPEKIDLIAGVIYNEKIFSMTRVRKIILIGIIALCCGCGGSLISSSWWDTGDDAYVKDIIGHLNQARAKGRMCGTTYYKPAKPVTWNDRLGQASLAHSLDMARNGFLSHRGSDNSDPEERLAKAGYRWTSYGENVGQGYRSPDEALRAWLKSEMHCKNIMTPAFAEAGAAYAKSKTLRMYWTLVLGKAKH; this comes from the coding sequence ATGCCTGAAAAAATTGACCTGATTGCCGGGGTCATTTATAATGAAAAGATTTTTTCAATGACCAGAGTAAGAAAAATTATTCTTATAGGCATTATCGCCCTCTGCTGCGGGTGCGGTGGCAGCCTGATCTCGTCTTCATGGTGGGACACGGGGGACGATGCCTACGTGAAGGATATCATCGGGCATCTAAACCAGGCTCGCGCGAAAGGAAGGATGTGCGGCACTACCTACTATAAGCCTGCCAAGCCGGTAACCTGGAATGACAGGCTTGGACAGGCATCCCTCGCACATTCTCTGGACATGGCAAGGAATGGCTTCCTGAGCCACAGGGGCTCTGACAATAGCGATCCGGAAGAAAGACTTGCAAAAGCGGGCTACCGGTGGACATCGTACGGAGAGAATGTCGGTCAGGGGTACCGGTCTCCGGATGAGGCGTTACGTGCATGGCTGAAGTCCGAGATGCATTGCAAAAACATCATGACCCCGGCGTTTGCCGAGGCAGGGGCTGCATATGCAAAAAGCAAAACCCT